One part of the Mycolicibacterium aromaticivorans JS19b1 = JCM 16368 genome encodes these proteins:
- a CDS encoding MerR family transcriptional regulator, whose protein sequence is MTTALTIGDVSRRTDVAATTLRYYEKIGLLPVPSRAGGQRRYDGAVLTRLEVIGLCKAAGFSLDEIAVLLQDAAPGRPASRALAEAKLADIDAQLATLARARGIIEWAMACTCPSIDTCTCGIHCDEGKP, encoded by the coding sequence ATGACCACTGCGCTCACGATCGGCGATGTCTCTCGTCGCACCGACGTGGCGGCGACCACGCTGCGCTACTACGAGAAGATCGGGCTGCTGCCCGTGCCGTCGCGGGCCGGCGGGCAGCGCCGCTACGACGGCGCAGTGCTGACCAGGCTCGAGGTCATCGGGCTGTGCAAGGCCGCTGGGTTCAGCCTCGACGAGATCGCCGTGTTGTTGCAGGACGCGGCGCCCGGGCGGCCGGCCAGCCGCGCACTGGCCGAGGCGAAGCTTGCCGACATCGACGCGCAGCTGGCGACGCTGGCTCGGGCTCGCGGCATCATCGAATGGGCGATGGCGTGCACCTGTCCGTCGATCGACACCTGCACGTGCGGGATTCACTGCGACGAGGGAAAACCATGA
- a CDS encoding PPOX class F420-dependent oxidoreductase has translation MADVDTLRASRYAQLRTYRRDGRAVDTPIWFHLDGTTLVFRTKVGPKTTRIVNDPRVQLRVCDYKGRVPDSAPAYDGHASVLSGAEADQANRQLHARYGWQYNLVPLLPLPGVNNVDAGLRWREKWQRVRTRTVWPGSAIVRVQLYS, from the coding sequence ATGGCTGATGTGGATACCTTGCGCGCCAGCCGCTACGCACAGTTGCGGACCTACCGCCGGGACGGCAGAGCGGTCGACACCCCCATCTGGTTCCACCTCGACGGCACCACCTTGGTGTTCCGCACCAAGGTCGGGCCGAAGACCACGCGGATCGTCAACGACCCCCGGGTGCAGCTGCGGGTGTGCGACTACAAGGGTCGCGTGCCCGACTCCGCTCCCGCGTACGACGGGCACGCGAGCGTGCTGTCGGGCGCCGAGGCCGACCAGGCGAACCGGCAGCTGCACGCGCGCTACGGCTGGCAGTACAACCTCGTCCCGCTGCTACCCCTTCCCGGCGTCAACAACGTCGACGCCGGGCTGCGGTGGCGGGAGAAGTGGCAGCGGGTCCGCACCCGCACGGTGTGGCCGGGCAGCGCGATCGTGCGGGTGCAGCTGTACAGCTAA
- a CDS encoding MarR family winged helix-turn-helix transcriptional regulator, translating to MLAASGGPRLRAAFAAAGLDGLRPAQAVALVPLAQGALHASALADRLQVSRQAVAQAIRALEAHGYVVRSRDDADARTLRIALTPRGGEALRVMRANALAVEEHWEQVLGARRLAELRDILQALLDC from the coding sequence ATGCTGGCGGCCAGCGGCGGCCCTCGGCTGCGCGCGGCGTTCGCCGCCGCGGGACTCGATGGTTTGCGACCGGCACAGGCAGTGGCCCTGGTGCCGCTGGCCCAGGGCGCGCTGCACGCCTCGGCACTGGCAGATCGGCTTCAGGTGAGCCGGCAAGCGGTCGCGCAGGCCATCAGGGCTCTGGAAGCGCACGGGTACGTCGTGCGATCTCGCGATGACGCCGATGCGCGGACGCTGCGTATCGCGTTGACACCGCGCGGTGGCGAGGCTTTGCGCGTCATGCGCGCCAATGCCCTTGCTGTCGAGGAACATTGGGAGCAGGTGCTCGGAGCGCGACGCCTTGCCGAGCTGCGCGACATCCTGCAGGCGCTACTTGACTGTTAG
- a CDS encoding alpha/beta hydrolase family esterase: MLTIGVIAVVVLVAGGCLGDGRATGTPIGPTRDLPVGQSIHSLSVDGLTRSFHVYRPDGLSGPAPLVVMLHGGYGDGAQAERAYHWDAEADAGHFLVAYPDGLDRAWNAGSCCGRPARSNVDDVTFLTTMVGAIEQQIPIDTTRVFATGMSNGAMMALRLACQSNLFAAIAPVAGTLLAQCSDPSPTSVLQIHGTADDRVPYGGGPGKARTASGAPNVDGPSVESVNANWRTIDGCAPPVSSNREDVTTQRADCPERRTVELITIAGAGHQWPGGIANPVVDEIAGLPPPSTALDATDTIWQFFRQHPR, from the coding sequence ATGTTGACGATCGGCGTGATCGCCGTCGTCGTCCTGGTGGCGGGAGGCTGCCTCGGCGACGGTCGCGCGACGGGCACCCCTATCGGCCCGACGCGAGACCTCCCTGTCGGTCAGTCCATCCACTCGCTGTCCGTCGACGGCCTGACCCGTTCGTTCCACGTCTACCGACCAGACGGGCTGTCCGGGCCGGCGCCACTGGTGGTGATGTTGCACGGCGGATACGGCGACGGGGCACAAGCCGAACGCGCCTACCACTGGGACGCCGAGGCGGACGCCGGGCACTTCCTGGTCGCCTATCCTGACGGACTGGACCGGGCCTGGAATGCCGGCTCATGCTGCGGGCGCCCGGCCCGATCCAACGTGGACGACGTGACATTCCTCACCACCATGGTGGGCGCGATCGAACAGCAGATCCCGATCGACACCACCCGCGTATTCGCCACCGGCATGTCGAACGGTGCCATGATGGCGCTTCGGTTGGCTTGCCAGAGCAATCTTTTCGCCGCGATCGCACCGGTTGCCGGCACCTTGTTGGCCCAGTGTTCCGATCCGTCACCGACCTCCGTTCTGCAGATCCACGGCACCGCGGACGACCGCGTACCGTACGGCGGGGGCCCTGGCAAAGCACGCACCGCCTCAGGTGCCCCCAACGTCGACGGACCCTCTGTGGAGTCGGTCAACGCCAACTGGCGCACGATCGACGGGTGCGCGCCGCCGGTTTCGTCGAACCGCGAGGACGTCACGACTCAGCGCGCCGACTGCCCCGAGCGACGAACCGTTGAGTTGATAACTATCGCCGGCGCCGGTCATCAGTGGCCAGGCGGGATCGCGAATCCCGTTGTGGACGAGATCGCCGGTCTACCGCCGCCGTCGACGGCTTTGGACGCGACTGACACGATCTGGCAGTTCTTCCGCCAACACCCTCGATAA